In Leishmania donovani BPK282A1 complete genome, chromosome 18, a genomic segment contains:
- a CDS encoding protein kinase, putative produces the protein MSLNAADAADERSRKEMDRFQVERMAGQGTFGTVQLGKEKSTGMSVAIKKVIQDPRFRNRELQIMQDLAVLHHPNIVQLQSYFYTLGERDRRDIYLNVVMEYVPDTLHRCCRNYYRRQVAPPPILIKVFLFQLIRSIGCLHLPSVNVCHRDIKPHNVLVNEADGTLKLCDFGSAKKLSPSEPNVAYICSRYYRAPELIFGNQHYTTSVDIWSVGCIFAEMMLGEPIFRGDNSAGQLHEIVRVLGCPSREVLRKLNPSHTDVDLYNSKGIPWSNVFCDHSLKDAKEAYDLLSALLQYLPEDRMKPYEALCHPYFDELHDSATKLPNNKDLPEDLFRFLPSEIEVMSEAQKAKLVRK, from the coding sequence ATGTCGCTCAacgctgccgatgccgcgGACGAACGAAGTCGCAAGGAGATGGACCGGTTCCAGGTGGAGCGCATGGCTGGGCAGGGTACATTCGGCACAGTGCAACTAGGGAAGGAGAAGTCGACAGGCATGAGCGTGGCGATCAAAAAGGTTATCCAAGACCCGCGCTTCCGCAACCGCGAGCTGCAGATCATGCAGGACCTCGCCGTGCTGCACCACCCCAACATCGTCCAGCTCCAGAGCTACTTCTACACCCTGGGTGAGCGCGACCGCCGCGACATCTACCTCAATGTCGTGATGGAGTACGTGCCGGATacgctgcaccgctgctgccgcaacTACTACCGCCGTCAagtggcgccaccgccgatcCTGATCAAGGTCTTTCTTTTTCAGCTGATCCGAAGTATCGGGTGCTTGCACCTGCCCTCCGTAAACGTGTGCCACCGCGACATCAAGCCACACAACGTGCTCGTTAACGAGGCGGACGGCACACTGAAGCTGTGCGATTTTGGCAGTGCGAAGAAACTCTCGCCGTCGGAGCCGAACGTGGCATACATCTGCTCTCGTTACTACCGAGCCCCTGAGCTCATCTTCGGTAACCAGCACTACACGACCTCGGTCGACATCTGGTCGGTGGGGTGTATCTTTGCTGAGATGATGCTTGGCGAGCCCATCTTCCGCGGCGACAACAGCGCCGGCCAGCTGCACGAAattgtgcgcgtgctcggCTGCCCCTcgcgcgaggtgctgcgtAAGCTGAATCCGTCGCACACGGACGTGGATCTATACAATAGCAAGGGCATCCCGTGGAGCAACGTTTTCTGTGATCATTCGCTGAAGGACGCCAAGGAGGCGTACGATCTTCTtagtgcgctgctgcagtacTTGCCGGAGGATCGCATGAAGCCTTACGAAGCACTGTGCCATCCGTACTTTGACGAGCTTCACGACTCCGCCACGAAGCTGCCGAATAACAAGGATCTCCCGGAAGACCTCTTCCGCTTCCTGCCGAGCGAGATCGAGGTCATGAGCGAAGCGCAGAAGGCCAAGCTGGTTCGCAAgtag